A segment of the Bdellovibrio bacteriovorus genome:
CTTCCCAATTCTACACAGGCCGTGGACCTGATGGAGCTCTGGGTGGCGCAAACCTGGGTACTTCTGATCTTCTATACATGACTGGTGCTAAAGGGACTTTCACTTTCGGTGGCCACAATGTTTACGTAATGGCGACAAACGAAGCTGACAACGCAACGGCTGTTGGACCTGCCGCAACTCAGAATACAATGATGATGGGTGCTGTTTGGAGAGGCGCTTGGACAGAGGACAAAGCTTTGATGACAAACCTTTCTTACCACACATTGAACGGCCCTTCTGACGGTGACAAACACCAGTTCATGACTGCAGGTGTGATGTGGAATGCAAAACCAGCTATGGTTTCTGTAGACTACTTGATGTCTGAAGCAAAATTGGATGCTGGCGAGAAAGACACCGTAACTTCCATCGTGGCGAAATTCGCTTACACTGGTTGGGAACAGTGGACCCCGCGTCTTGAGTTCCAGACTTCTGAAGAAAAACTGGAAATCGGCGGCGAAGCTACCAACAAATTCATCGGTTACGGTGCAGTTCTTGAGTACAAACCATACGCTGACACCAACTTCCGCTACCACCTTGCTTACGCAAATGTGAAGGAAGAACCAGAAGCTGGCGACGACATCACAAGCCAGGAAATCGTTTTGGGTGCCCGCTTGATGGCGGACTTCCTAAAATAACGAAAATAAGCACTGTTCATACAGACTTAGATCAAGGGAGGCCGAAAGCCTCCCTTTTTTATTTCGCACCGCTCCCCATCCCCACACCTTCCCTCGTCTATTTTCACCTGAACTTCTGCCGATTTGGCCTATCCCAAAGTGCTTGAATTTGTTAGCCTCTAGGGGTTAAAAACTTAAGAATTTCATATCCTTAAAACCTTTAGAGGTCGTTGAAAATGTCAGAACAGTTATCAGATCGTTATAATCCCGCAGATGTTGAATCGCGCACGTATGAATGGTGGGAAAAGAACGGGTACTTCAAAGCCCAGGATCAATCCACAAAACCTCCATTCTCTATCATCCTTCCTCCGCCGAACGTCACGGGATTCCTGCACATGGGTCACGCTTTGGATCACACAATCCAGGACATGATGATCCGCTGGAAAAGAATGAACGGCTACAACACCATGTGGTTGCCGGGTACAGATCACGCCGGTATCGCGACTCAATCCGTGGTCGAGCGTGAATTGAAAAAAGACGGTGTCACTCGTCACGATCTGGGTCGTGAAAAATTCGTGGAGAAAGTTTGGGACTGGAAACACCAGTACGGAAACCGCATCTATGGACAAATGCGCCGCTTGGGTGATTCCTGCGACTGGGATCGCGCTGTGTTCACTTTGGACGAAGGCGTTTCCAAAGCCGTTCGCAAAGTGTTCGTATCCCTTCACAAAAAAGGTCTGATCTATCGTGGTCAGCGTCTGGTGAACTGGTCCGGTCCTCTGGAAACAGCGATCTCTGACCTGGAAGTTGAACACAAGCAGATCAAAGGTTCTTTGTATCACGTGAAATATCCTTTGGAAGACGGTTCCGGCTTCCTGATTGTGGCGACGACTCGTCCAGAAACCATGCTGGGTGACTCTGCCGTTTGCGTGCATCCAGAAGATGAGCGCTACAAGCACCTGATTGGCAAAAACGTTCTGCTGCCTCTGACCAACAGAAAAATCAAGATCATCGCTGACACTTACGTGGATAAAGAATTCGGTTCTGGCGTGGTAAAAATCACTCCGGCGCACGACTTCAATGACTACAAGATCGGGAAGTCCCACAATCTTGAGTTCATTAACATCCTGACGAAGAAAGCCGAGATCAACGAAAACGGTGGCGTTTACGCCGGCTTGAAAGTTCAAGAGGCGCGCAAGCGCATCCTGGAAGACCTGAAAGCTCAGGATCTTCTGGAAAAAGAAGAACCCCACGTTCATTCCGTAGGTCACTGTTCCCGCTCGGGTGCGGTGGTAGAGCCTTACCTGTCTGAACAGTGGTTCGTGAAAATGGAAGCTTTGGCTGTTCCGGCAAAACGTGTTGCTGAAAACGGCACCATCCGCTTTGAACCGGAATCTTGGACAAAAGTTTACCTGCACTGGCTGAACAACATCGAAGACTGGTGTATTTCCCGTCAATTGTGGTGGGGTCACCGCATTCCGGTTTGGTACTGTGAAGACTGCAACCATCAGACAGTGGCTGAAACAGATGTCACGGCATGCGAAAAGTGCGGCAGTACAAAACTTCACCAGGACGACGACGTTCTGGATACATGGTTCAGTTCCGCTTTGTGGCCGTTCTCAACAATGGGCTGGCCAAATGAAACGGAAACCCTGAAAACATTCTACCCAACCAGTTATCTGGTGACCGGTCACGATATCATCTTCTTCTGGGTGGCTCGTATGATCATGATGGGTCTTGAGTTCCAAAGAGACGTTCCATTCCGTACGGTTTACATCCACGGCCTGGTGCGCGACTCTCAAGGGCGCAAGATGTCCAAGTCTTTGGGCAACTCCATTGACCCGGTGGAAATGATTGAAAAACACGGTGCCGATGCTTTGCGTTTCACGTTTGCGGCGCACTTGTATTCAGGCAAAGACTTCAAGTTCAGCGAACAGCGTCTTGAAGGCTACCGCAACTTCATGAACAAAGTCTGGAACGCGGCTCGTTTCGCGCTTTCCAATCTTGCTGACTTCAAGGCTCCGGCGGAAGGTGTAAAAGCTTTGCCGAACAAAGCCCATATCAGCGTCTTTGACCAGTGGATCATCTCCAAACTTGAGGAAGTGACCAAAACTGTTGAAGAAGCGATGGAACAGGAAAGATTCTCTGATGCCTCCACAGCTCTGTACCAGTTCATCTGGAATCAGTTCTGTGACTGGTATATCGAGTTCACCAAACCGATCCTGAACGGCAACAATGCGGAAGAAAAAGCCGCCACCCAACTGGTGATTGCTCAGGTTCTGAACCGTATCATGCGCCTGCTGCACCCGTTTGCTCCATTTATCTCTGAAGAGATTTACCAGAAGCTTCCGATCAAAGGCACCGCATGTATCGTGGATCAGTACCCGAATGCCCGTAACGACAAAGAATTCCTAAGCCTGGGTTCTGCCCAAGCCGCTTTGGAAATCGACATCGTGAAAGAAGTGATCACCGCGATCCGCAATATCCGTGGTGAAAACCGCATCAGCCCGGCGGTCAAACTGAACGTGCGCCTGGGTGTGACCAACGATCAGACACAAAAGATCCTTGGCAACAACCGCACGGCTTTGATGACCATGGGTCGTCTGGAAAACATGGAAATCGGACCGGAAGGCAACATGATGAAGTGTGCCGTGGCTCCGGTGGTGGTGAAAGATGCCAGCGTAAAGGTGATCATCCCGCTTGAAGGCCTGGTCGATTTCGACGAGGAAGTAAAACGTATCAACAAGTCGATCGAAAAACTGACTCGTGATATCGGCATGCTTTCCGGCAAACTTTCCAACGAAAAGTTTGTCGCCAACGCCGACGAAGAGGTTGTAGCGGCGGACCGTGCCTTGCTGGCGCAGTCCAAGGTTCAACTGGATTCATTGCGTGATGCTTTGACCCGCTTCCAGTAAGCTGAAAACTCAAAAGCCTCCGTGGTGACTATCACGGAGGCTTTTTTTATGTCCGAAACTAATACCCCGCACGATGGCGCGGATGACGCCGAGGGCGTCGTAAAGGCCGCTCTTCACGACTGTCGAAATCAATATCATCACTGCCATAACGATAGTCAAAATGCCGGTCATAGTGGCGATCCAGTTCCGGATGGCGCGCTTCATAAGAATTGCGATAGCCGTTGCGAATGCGTTCGGCTTCGTAGGAATCCCGCGGCGTCCAGTCCGATTGACCGTAAGCCCGCTCATCAGGATAGCGTTCACGGTGAGGCTCGTAATCCCGATAGTCCATTTCGGTGCCGCGCTCATAGTCCCGATTCATTTCGAAATCTCGATTGTCAGAATTATCCCGGCGGCGCAGACGATACTCGCGCTCTTCGCGGTACTCCCGGCTGTCCCCCCGACTGCGGCTGCGATAGTCCACATAATCATCCGGCGCCTGGGATTCACGACGATAACGGGCCGTTTCATCTGTGGCCTGAGGAGGCGGCTGATACCGGTCGTATTCATCAATAAATTCACTGTAATCAGGTTCCCGCTCTGGACGCCGGCGGTATTCATCCTGTCTGAATCGATTTCTTTCCATGAAATCCTCCTTGTGGTGAACGACTTATTTTAAGTTCAGCCCCATTCACCCTCAAGAAAGCAAAAGGCCCTTTGCCAAAGCAAAGAGCCTTTCGTGCACTTCAACATGTCTCTGTCATTTAGAAGGTGATCTTCACCGAGTCCGCAGATTTTTTTGCGGGACCATGGAAGACCGCTTCAATATTATTTCCATCCGGATCCAGCACAAAGGCCGCATAATATCCGGGATGATAAGGACGTTCCCCCGGGGCTCCGTTATCCTGGCCACCGGACTTCAAAGCCACTTCGTAAAACTTCTTCACCATATCGCGGTCTTTAGCCTGAAATGCCAGGTGCGTTCGCCCCGTCAATTTTCCCGCGCTGGCCGGACTGTCGACTGCCGAAATAAACAGTTCATCACACCAGAAAAAGCCCGGTCCTTCCCCACCCATCGGAACACCCAAAGATTCAAAAACTGCGGAATAAAACTTTTTGGTTTTTTCCAGGTCTTTCACTACCAGTTGCAAGTGATCAATCAGACGCCCGCGGTGCAATTCATTCGTTTCCATCATTTTCTCCTAAGGGTTGTTGCGACACTGACATTGGAATGACGAGGCCTTGTCGGCTCCGCTGCAGCGGAAGGTCGCCCCGTCATGAGTCAGCTCAAATGAAAATATTCTGCCATTTTTTTCGACCAGCAAAAGATCATCACCATTTTGATAGTAAATGCGGCGGGAAATCGATCGACTGACAACCTCCCCGTCCGCCTCCAGACTGGCCACCAGGGCATCAGAAGGATTCGACATCTGCTCTTTGGAAAGTGGCAAGGCTTTGGCGGTGCCATCGGCAGAAAAGGCCTCGTACTTCAAGGTGCGCGAAGACCCCGCCTCGATGCTGGGTGCATTTTCAATGTAAATACGACGTAGCTCGCCGCCTTTGGTGCGGATGTCGGTTGCAGTCCATTCCTCGGTCTGTGTGACAATATCACCCAGATCCGGATTGATCACCTGATTGAAAGTGTCAAAGTTGATCTCCACATTGGGATCCAGGGTGTTCATCTGCATGTTAAGACAGACGGCCATCTCTTTTAGTTTTTGCTGGTAAGCTGCAAACTTGCCGGGATCTTCCATCTCAGTCGGCAAAAAGCCCGCAGACGGTGGAGCCGCACTGACGTCCACCGGTGGCGGTTCTGCCTTCACGGGCGGAGCCACGCTTTCAGCAGGGACACCTGTGGTTTCCTGAACCGCAAGCGTTTCATCAGCGGTCTCATCAGGAGAACCGCCATAGAAATGGCAGAAAGTAAAAATCAAAAGGACAGCGGCAACAAGGGATAGAATCAAAGCTGATTTCTTGCTCATCCCTTATTTATCGACTGATATCAACAGCGACGTCAATGGGTACAAACTGCGGCAGGGAAATTCCTTTGAAGTTGAAACGAACCTGCATAATATCAAATTTCTTGGCCACTTCTTCACATCCGGGGCCTTTCATTCCGACATACATAAGATAGTTTGGCAAACCGGGTTCGTATTCCAGATACCACTGATCCACCAGGCAGTATCCGCGCACAGTCGAGCCCTGATTGGTTTCAAAATCAACCTCACTGGCCGAAGCAAAAGAAATGGATTTATTCACCAGAAATGCATCCGCGGCATTCAGCACCAGACCGATGCGCAACATCGCTGTTTCACTGAGCGGATTCCAGATCGCCGAATAGTCATAGCCTTTGCCGCCCAAGGGCTGAATGCGGAAGCTCATACGATTGGCTTCCATCGTCTGCATTGCCTGGCCATACGCCGACCACAGAACCGTCAGGACCATCACCACTAACATCAAATATCGCATGATTCCCCCTCATGTGAAATTCGCAGGTGACTTTGTTCTAGTGGCCGTGGGGCCCAAAACGCAAGAAAGGGATCCACGTGGATCCCTTTCTTGAAGTCATTTCAACTGTGGTGACAAGTTTGGGCTTACTTTAACAGACCAATCTCGCGCAGTCGCTGCATCAAGAAATCCTGTCCAGTAATATCAGCGTACTTGGCGCCTGTCCCTTTACAAGATGGCAAGCAGCTCAGCATAGCATCCGGGTGCGGGTGCATGAAGAACGGCATGGAATAACGACTTTGATTTGTACCATCCTGTGGATTGATCACACGGTGAGTAGTGCTTGGCAGAACGTCATTCGTCAGACGAGCCAGCATGTCGCCCACGTCCACGATCAAAGTGTCTGGTTCAGAGTCGATATCCAACCAAGTGCCGTCACGATCTTTCAATTGCAGACCGGAAGCGGTTGCAGCTGGAAGAATTGTAATGAAGTTGATGTCCTCATGGGCCGCCGCGCGAACACAACGAGGATCCACACCCTCAGGAATTGGTGGGTAGTGCAAAAGTCTCAGGATGGAGTTTCCATCTTTGGTCATCTTGGCAAAGAAGTCTTTTTCAACTTCCAAAGGCATCGTCAACGCTTCCAGCATCACATCGCCCGCTTCTTCCAAAGCTGCATACAACTTGGAGAAATGGGACTGGAATTCCGGCAGTTCAGACGGCCATACGTTTGCAGGGTAAACAGCTTTCAAAGGGTTGCCTTCAGAAAGCTCACGGCCCACGTGCCAGAACTCTTTCAAGTCCATCACCGGAGAATCTTTGGCGTGTTCCTGACCGAATGGAGTGTAACCGCGCTGGAAGCCGGCTTTTGGAGAAATATAGGATTTTTTAACTTCGGTCGGAAGTGCGTAGAAGTTTTTAAGGATGTCGTAAGCTTTGTGCAGATCTGCAGCCTGGACGTTGTGATCTTTAAGAATGATGAAACCATATTCTTTCAGACCAGTGAAAAGTTTGTCGATGAACTCTGAGCGTTCGGCGCCAGTTCCTTTGGTGTAACTTGCAAGGCTCAATGTTGGCACTTTACGAAGAGTGCTGTTTTCAGAATGAGAAGCAGTTTCCAGTGTTCTCACGAATCCTCCCTTGTATTGGTTCATCCGGAGAGTAGCCTGCTGCGCAATTAAAAGGCAACTGCAACTAATTATGCATAAAAAGAATATCGAATACGCGCACCTGGGTGGGGCTTTCAAATTTGAAATGGACATCCACGTCGTACAGACGGACTGCATGCGAGCTTCTATAGGGGGAATCGCCCTCTTCAAAACCACGATAAACGACAGGACGCGGGTCCTGTTTCAGAGTTTCTTCAATCACTTCGCGCAGAGCTTTATCGGGATTTCGCATCTGCCACTCTTGTAAAAGTTGCTCGGCCTTGTCGTCGAACGTCACTGCAATTGGGTTCTTGGCGATCTCAGCCGGCCATCCCGTGCGGGCCGTGGGAATGGCTTCGACCTCAGGAAGGTAAGGTTTGATATCCAAAATCGGAGTGCCATCCACCAGATCTGCTCCGGCGACCACGATGCCGTCTTTTTCCACGCGCACCAGTTCCACCAAAGACAGCCCGATCGGATTCGGACGATGAGGAGTGCGGGTCGCAAACAACCCCATACTTTCCCCACCCAAACGTGGCGGATGCACTTTCGCATGGAAGCGCGCCACTTTGTTTTGATGGAAGACCCAAATCAGCCACACATGACTGAAGCCCTCAAGGCCCTGCAAAGATTCTTCAGGCTGAAGATCCGCGCGGATTTTCAGACGTGCTTCGGCCCGCTTAACAAGCCCGGGCTGTCGCGGCGTTCCAAATTTATCTTTAAAGCAAGACTCCAAGTAGCCAATAGGTTCCATAAGCTAGCCCGTACCGCTCGCGGTCTTCCTGCGTCAAGGACTTTCGAATAACAAGGCTTTTTCAGATGACATGAGCCCCTGAAAGCATAAAACGGAGGCAAATTAACAGCCATTTAGGAGGCATTGATGAAACACCTTATTTTGGTAGCAGCTCTTGTGTTGGGCTCAGGCTCTGCATTTGCGGGCGAACTTGATAACGAGTCTTCCGTAACCAATCAGTCCATGAACGGCACTGTGGTGATCCGTGTTGATAACCGCAACAACCAAACAGCGGTACTGGCAACTGAACAAGCCGTGACCAGCGACGCTCAGGCGCAGGTTCTGGCAAAAACAGGATCCTTCGACCAATCTGCAAACGTTCGCAACGAACTTGATCAGGATGGTGGAGCTTCCAGCTGGTACTTCTACAGCGGTTACAACTACTACAGCTACGTCTACTGGTACGGCAACTGGTACACACCATGCTACACGTATAACTACGGGTACTATTCTTACTACTACTACTCGAACTACTATTGGTAGTTTCCGGACGGCGGCTCTTGCTAGCCGCCCTTAGGAGGAGATTTAAGCTTGCGTCGACTCGGGCTCCTGCCCTCGCCGGTCTGTCCGCTTCGCGGCCAACGCATCCGCTGACCGGAGGTCGACTCCAGCTTAAATCTCCTCCTAAGGGCTCAACCAAACTCGTGTTGAATACCTTTTGTATTTTGAGGAGTGATGTATGAAAGCATTCGTTTTTCTCGCTTTAACTTTTGGTCTGACCTCTGCCTTTGCGTCTCCATTCACTAATACGGATTCTTTGAAAAATTCATTGGGGTTTACGCCGTATTATTCTTCGCAGAATCCTGGGCGCAAGTTGAAGGTTGCGGTTTTGGATAAAGGTTTCTTTGGGTACGAGAAAGAAATCGGGCGTACTTTGCCTGCGGGGACTCGTTATGTAGCCGGGCCGGTGGCGAATCCTGAGAATATGAAGGTCGTGCATGGGTTGAAGATGGCGCAGATTCTGACGGCCATGATGACCAATGATATGCGTGCTTCTCAGTGGATGCCCGAGCTGACTTTGTACAATGCTTTTGGGTATTCCAATTTCAAGGCGGCTATTGATGATGTGATTGCTCGTCAATATGATCTGGTTCTTTATTCTGAGGTCTGGGAATACGGCGGCAATGGGGACGGTGGTGGCTTTATCAATGCTGAGGTCAACCGCGCCACTCGTGCGGGCGTGATCTGGGTGAATGCGGCTGGTAACTTTGCTTTGACCACTTACAATGGGCCGTTGACGACGGTTCAGGACAATTGGATTTTGTTGCCGGATCAGAACAATGCTCTGGCTTTGCGCTGTCAGGCGGCGGCAGGCAAAAAATGTTCGGCAAAGATTGTTCTTTCCTGGAATGACTTCAAAGATGATGTTGAAGAAGGCACCACCAAGGATCTGGATCTGGCTCTGACTGATGACATGCTGAATGTGATTCAGAACAGTGCTTTGAAACAATCGGACAACCGCAATGAAGGTCGTCCCGGGTTTTCAAAGTATCCGCGTGAAATCATTTCCGCAGAACTTTCACCGGGGCTTTATTTCCTGCGTGTGAAAAACAGATCCAACAATTTCACCAACCGCGATCAATTGCGTATCACGGCCGACGGTGATGGTTTGGTGATGCCTTCCCATTCCCGTGGCGAAAGTATCTTGAATCCTGCTGACAACCCGACGGTGATCACGGTGGGTGCAAGTGATTCGGACCGTTCTTCGACTTCGTTCTTTAAAGACAAACCCGATCTGCTGGCGCCTTCTTCCATAAAGCTTTCTGATGGCACTGAGTATCGTGGCAGTTCCAACTCGGCGGCAATCGTGGCTGCCGGTTTGGGAATTTTGAAATCCCGTGAACCGCGCATGACTCGCAAAGATCTTTTGGATGCAGTCAGCTCCAAACACAACTGGGAACAGCGTGGATTGTCTTTGAACTTGTTGGGCTTTGGTCCAACAGGTCCCAACTGTTTTGTTGATGTGGCCTTCAATCCGATCCCGGAACAAATCCGTGATGTCGTTGCTCGTG
Coding sequences within it:
- a CDS encoding porin; the encoded protein is MKKFLIAALATTTMTSAAQAGTLNLDLRADYNSTTYDESSQPDVSKFYFKTGRLDYMGKATEDLSFRVRLAFNKSATQLVDSAQTAVEYAFLTHKMSDMFALSVGRFNTEFGGFEGATSGADLYLTSQFYTGRGPDGALGGANLGTSDLLYMTGAKGTFTFGGHNVYVMATNEADNATAVGPAATQNTMMMGAVWRGAWTEDKALMTNLSYHTLNGPSDGDKHQFMTAGVMWNAKPAMVSVDYLMSEAKLDAGEKDTVTSIVAKFAYTGWEQWTPRLEFQTSEEKLEIGGEATNKFIGYGAVLEYKPYADTNFRYHLAYANVKEEPEAGDDITSQEIVLGARLMADFLK
- the tsaA gene encoding tRNA (N6-threonylcarbamoyladenosine(37)-N6)-methyltransferase TrmO encodes the protein MEPIGYLESCFKDKFGTPRQPGLVKRAEARLKIRADLQPEESLQGLEGFSHVWLIWVFHQNKVARFHAKVHPPRLGGESMGLFATRTPHRPNPIGLSLVELVRVEKDGIVVAGADLVDGTPILDIKPYLPEVEAIPTARTGWPAEIAKNPIAVTFDDKAEQLLQEWQMRNPDKALREVIEETLKQDPRPVVYRGFEEGDSPYRSSHAVRLYDVDVHFKFESPTQVRVFDILFMHN
- a CDS encoding isopenicillin N synthase family dioxygenase, with the protein product MRTLETASHSENSTLRKVPTLSLASYTKGTGAERSEFIDKLFTGLKEYGFIILKDHNVQAADLHKAYDILKNFYALPTEVKKSYISPKAGFQRGYTPFGQEHAKDSPVMDLKEFWHVGRELSEGNPLKAVYPANVWPSELPEFQSHFSKLYAALEEAGDVMLEALTMPLEVEKDFFAKMTKDGNSILRLLHYPPIPEGVDPRCVRAAAHEDINFITILPAATASGLQLKDRDGTWLDIDSEPDTLIVDVGDMLARLTNDVLPSTTHRVINPQDGTNQSRYSMPFFMHPHPDAMLSCLPSCKGTGAKYADITGQDFLMQRLREIGLLK
- a CDS encoding S8 family serine peptidase yields the protein MKAFVFLALTFGLTSAFASPFTNTDSLKNSLGFTPYYSSQNPGRKLKVAVLDKGFFGYEKEIGRTLPAGTRYVAGPVANPENMKVVHGLKMAQILTAMMTNDMRASQWMPELTLYNAFGYSNFKAAIDDVIARQYDLVLYSEVWEYGGNGDGGGFINAEVNRATRAGVIWVNAAGNFALTTYNGPLTTVQDNWILLPDQNNALALRCQAAAGKKCSAKIVLSWNDFKDDVEEGTTKDLDLALTDDMLNVIQNSALKQSDNRNEGRPGFSKYPREIISAELSPGLYFLRVKNRSNNFTNRDQLRITADGDGLVMPSHSRGESILNPADNPTVITVGASDSDRSSTSFFKDKPDLLAPSSIKLSDGTEYRGSSNSAAIVAAGLGILKSREPRMTRKDLLDAVSSKHNWEQRGLSLNLLGFGPTGPNCFVDVAFNPIPEQIRDVVARGGVPVQTTAAIRVMVAFDPILLTPGLSRQLLNDMIVALPQGGYGIFNRRAMIPPGAVEVFQRPLEAGLCRPTPVNGKNFRL
- a CDS encoding VOC family protein, yielding METNELHRGRLIDHLQLVVKDLEKTKKFYSAVFESLGVPMGGEGPGFFWCDELFISAVDSPASAGKLTGRTHLAFQAKDRDMVKKFYEVALKSGGQDNGAPGERPYHPGYYAAFVLDPDGNNIEAVFHGPAKKSADSVKITF
- a CDS encoding valine--tRNA ligase; this encodes MSEQLSDRYNPADVESRTYEWWEKNGYFKAQDQSTKPPFSIILPPPNVTGFLHMGHALDHTIQDMMIRWKRMNGYNTMWLPGTDHAGIATQSVVERELKKDGVTRHDLGREKFVEKVWDWKHQYGNRIYGQMRRLGDSCDWDRAVFTLDEGVSKAVRKVFVSLHKKGLIYRGQRLVNWSGPLETAISDLEVEHKQIKGSLYHVKYPLEDGSGFLIVATTRPETMLGDSAVCVHPEDERYKHLIGKNVLLPLTNRKIKIIADTYVDKEFGSGVVKITPAHDFNDYKIGKSHNLEFINILTKKAEINENGGVYAGLKVQEARKRILEDLKAQDLLEKEEPHVHSVGHCSRSGAVVEPYLSEQWFVKMEALAVPAKRVAENGTIRFEPESWTKVYLHWLNNIEDWCISRQLWWGHRIPVWYCEDCNHQTVAETDVTACEKCGSTKLHQDDDVLDTWFSSALWPFSTMGWPNETETLKTFYPTSYLVTGHDIIFFWVARMIMMGLEFQRDVPFRTVYIHGLVRDSQGRKMSKSLGNSIDPVEMIEKHGADALRFTFAAHLYSGKDFKFSEQRLEGYRNFMNKVWNAARFALSNLADFKAPAEGVKALPNKAHISVFDQWIISKLEEVTKTVEEAMEQERFSDASTALYQFIWNQFCDWYIEFTKPILNGNNAEEKAATQLVIAQVLNRIMRLLHPFAPFISEEIYQKLPIKGTACIVDQYPNARNDKEFLSLGSAQAALEIDIVKEVITAIRNIRGENRISPAVKLNVRLGVTNDQTQKILGNNRTALMTMGRLENMEIGPEGNMMKCAVAPVVVKDASVKVIIPLEGLVDFDEEVKRINKSIEKLTRDIGMLSGKLSNEKFVANADEEVVAADRALLAQSKVQLDSLRDALTRFQ